In one window of Balaenoptera musculus isolate JJ_BM4_2016_0621 chromosome 10, mBalMus1.pri.v3, whole genome shotgun sequence DNA:
- the NRIP2 gene encoding nuclear receptor-interacting protein 2 isoform X1, with protein MSVRPDAPREEGDAGDRGPEAEPRGRASSRQRQRRQATRFLHKDSADLLPLDGLKRLGTSEDWQQPHNVIQRRLVEGNPSRPLGEHPLVQAAIHSQESRRRTSKTERPALLVNCKCQDQVLQVAVDTGTHYNQISAGCLSRLGLGKRVLKAPAGDLAPGPPAQVEPLELQLGQATVACSARVVDVESPELCLGLQTLLSLKCCIDLEHRVLRLKAPFPELPFLPLHQEPGQ; from the exons ATGAGCGTCCGGCCGGACGCCccgagggaggagggagatgccGGGGACAGGGGACCTGAGGCAGAGCCGCGGGGCCGAGCCAGCAGCCGGCAGCGCCAGCGCAGACAGGCCACCCGGTTCCTGCACAAGGACTCGGCCGACCTGCTCCCCCTGGACGGCCTCAAGAGGCTGGGCACCTCCGAAGACTGG CAGCAACCGCACAACGTGATCCAGAGGCGTCTGGTGGAGGGGAACCCGAGCCGGCCTCTGGGGGAGCATCCCTTGGTGCAGGCCGCGATCCACAGCcaggagagcaggaggaggacCAGCAAGACAGAAAGGCCGGCTCTTCTGGTCAACTGCAAG TGCCAGGACCAGGTTCTTCAGGTGGCCGTGGACACGGGCACCCACTACAATCAGATCTCTGCTGGATGCCTCAGCCGCCTGGG GTTAGGGAAGAGGGTCCTAAAAGCCCCAGCTGGGGACCTGgcacctgggcccccagcccaggtGGAGCCGCTGGAGCTACAGCTGGGCCAGGCAACCGTGGCGTGCTCGGCCCGGGTGGTAG ATGTGGAGAGTCCTGAACTGTGCCTTGGCCTGCAGACTCTGCTGTCTCTCAAG TGCTGCATTGACCTGGAGCACCGCGTGCTGCGGCTGAAAGCCCCCTTCCCTGAgctgcccttcctgcctctgcaccAAGAGCCGGGCCAGTGA
- the NRIP2 gene encoding nuclear receptor-interacting protein 2 isoform X2 has product MSVRPDAPREEGDAGDRGPEAEPRGRASSRQRQRRQATRFLHKDSADLLPLDGLKRLGTSEDWQPHNVIQRRLVEGNPSRPLGEHPLVQAAIHSQESRRRTSKTERPALLVNCKCQDQVLQVAVDTGTHYNQISAGCLSRLGLGKRVLKAPAGDLAPGPPAQVEPLELQLGQATVACSARVVDVESPELCLGLQTLLSLKCCIDLEHRVLRLKAPFPELPFLPLHQEPGQ; this is encoded by the exons ATGAGCGTCCGGCCGGACGCCccgagggaggagggagatgccGGGGACAGGGGACCTGAGGCAGAGCCGCGGGGCCGAGCCAGCAGCCGGCAGCGCCAGCGCAGACAGGCCACCCGGTTCCTGCACAAGGACTCGGCCGACCTGCTCCCCCTGGACGGCCTCAAGAGGCTGGGCACCTCCGAAGACTGG CAACCGCACAACGTGATCCAGAGGCGTCTGGTGGAGGGGAACCCGAGCCGGCCTCTGGGGGAGCATCCCTTGGTGCAGGCCGCGATCCACAGCcaggagagcaggaggaggacCAGCAAGACAGAAAGGCCGGCTCTTCTGGTCAACTGCAAG TGCCAGGACCAGGTTCTTCAGGTGGCCGTGGACACGGGCACCCACTACAATCAGATCTCTGCTGGATGCCTCAGCCGCCTGGG GTTAGGGAAGAGGGTCCTAAAAGCCCCAGCTGGGGACCTGgcacctgggcccccagcccaggtGGAGCCGCTGGAGCTACAGCTGGGCCAGGCAACCGTGGCGTGCTCGGCCCGGGTGGTAG ATGTGGAGAGTCCTGAACTGTGCCTTGGCCTGCAGACTCTGCTGTCTCTCAAG TGCTGCATTGACCTGGAGCACCGCGTGCTGCGGCTGAAAGCCCCCTTCCCTGAgctgcccttcctgcctctgcaccAAGAGCCGGGCCAGTGA